DNA sequence from the Thermodesulfobacteriota bacterium genome:
TGAGCGAAGCGAATCCATATATGTAGATTAAGATGGTCGTTTTGGTATGATAAATGATTTGAAATGAGAAAAGATGGGCCGGAAAGCTACCGCGAAGCGGTTTCGTTCATCTTGCCAGTATCAAAACATTAAGTCAATTACAGATATCTAATCATATCATAGAAAATTACAAATCAGCGTTATGTAATAGCTGTTGCGAAAAATAAAAGGCGGCTTTAAAGTCACACTTTTTTTGGTGACGAAAGGTGGCAAAAAATTAATCTTTTTGTTTATTTTGCTCGTATGGCTTATGCGATTGAAAAGACAGAAGATTTGATAATATTAAATGGTAATGGGTTATCCCGTTCCCTCGAAACTGAACGGGTTTCAAGAGGTTGTCCCGCATATCACCAGTATCACTACGATCAGCATAATTTAAAACCGGAGTTCAACGCACGGTTGAGAATCTTCAAAATATTCGGTCCTGCCAAAAACCGACCAACTGATTTGGTCTATGAGGTCCATGTTTCTTTTTTCATCTTTGATGCTGACATAAGGGGCTTTGGCACCCTGAAGCATGATTGTTTCCATGTTGGCTTTTTCCAGCTGCCGGCTGAATTTTTCCGCCCTTTGCACATTTTTAAAATGAAATCTTTTCTTATTCATCAGTGCGCCAAATAAGTCTTCAGTATCTTCGGTTTCAGCTAAAAAGGAGAGTATCAAATCAAGACATTCCATAAAATCGACGCTTTCGTGGTCCATCTTTTGAAAAAAATCGCATAAAAATAGAATTTTATGTTCCGCAAGCTCATCATAGGTGTTTCTCAATTTAACCCTAACCTGCATTTTCAATTTTTGGGGAATACTTGTGTCTATGGCGGCAGATATCCTTTGATCCATGTTCCGGTGAATATTCAGCCGGGTTAGGAATCGACCGGCTGTCTCATCGGGCACATTTACCTTCAGTGCGCCTGGATGGTGAGGAAAATGGATCGTCGATTCCATGGGCTTTAAGGAGAGATAATGCAACACCTTTGGTTCATCTTTTCTGCAATAATGATGGTTTTCCAAAAGGTCTTCCAGCTTGGCCTGAAACTCTTCATCGGGGGAAAAAATCAACTCGATTAAAGAATCACTTTCACAGTCGGACGGATCAGTAATTATTTTTTCAAGCTCATTCATGCAAGGGTTTGAAAAGGTGGAATCGATAAAGTGCATGACATCGCTGCTTAAATGTATCCCCTCCCGAAAAACCTTGGCGATTCTTTCAGCCAGCAGCATGCATTTTTCATCAGGGTTCATAAAGTAAAAGATAACTGCTCAGGTGGTTAGGTTGAAGGTTGTAGACTGTTAGGAAAAAGCGTATTTTGAAGCCATTTTTGTAAAAGAATCATATATTATCGCCAAAATAAGACAATCTTACTCTTATGACCCATTCAGCCTTCGCGCAGCGCAGGCGCTTGCGCCGCGAGCAGTCTAAACAGCTTCAGCCCGAGTTGAAACCGTCTTTACATTCCCAGCTTATAACTTCTGACAATGCCGTCATCATCAAAATATATTTTCATGCGTATGAACTTGCTGGTCCAGTAGGTCCAGACAATATGATCCTGGGAGAACGTCGCATGTTCAGGCGGGGGACCAAAACTTACCAGAACCGCTTTTTTACTCATTCCATTGATAATTTCGCCTTTTTTGATAGCGGTGATTTCGTCTTTGCTCATTCCTGAGGTCAGGTCGGTAAATTTGTGGGTGGTAAATAAATTTTTCTTGAATTGCTGTATGGTTTTCCCGGGATGGTATTTTCTTATCCAGTAAATACAAAAGCCCCTTTTTTCTTTGACCGTGGTAAAAATGATCGCTTTGTGCCGACGGTTGATTGTTGTTATTTCGACGTCACGCACCTGTGTACCTGCGGGAATGACAGCGCCTTTTTTATAATTGATGGACCATATCCTTTCGGGTTTTTCAAACCAGACATTATAAGCCGTGTACAGAGTCTGCCCGGCGATGGCTCTGTCCGGCACAAATGCCGTTAAAAAGACAAACCCGACCATAATGATTAAAAATACGGTTATGGTTTTGCAAATTCTCTGTTTCATTTATATCCCTCTTTTTCTATCCCGGATAAGTCGGAACCAGGTCTGAGAATATCATTCATATTAGCATTTTTGAGCCATAAAGCGCAACATATTCGATACTGAAAGTCTTCATCAGGTGCCATACAAGTATCTTTCCACAAAACTAATGCGCTTCCGCCCAGTTTTTCCCACATGCCACGTTTACCTTCAGGGGCACCTTAAGCTCCCAGACTCCTTCCATAATTTTTTTTACCAGCTGTTTTACCATACTGAGTTCGTCGGGCGGTACTTCGAAAATAAGTTCATCGTGTACAGACAAAAGCATGGCGGATTTCAATTTTTTTTCTCTAAATGCCTGGTCCACTTTGATCATGGCCACTTTAATCAGGTCGGCCGCAGATCCCTGAATCGGTGTGTTTATGGCTGTTCGCTCGGCAAACCGCCGAACGTTTTTATTGGGGCTGTTGATGTCCGGCAATAGCCGTATCCGTCCCAGCAACGTACTTGTCCTGCCCGTTTTACCGACATTTTCGATGGTACTGTCCACAAACTGTTTAACTCCTTTATACCTGGCAAAGTAATTGGTGATGTAAGTATTGGCCATTTTTCTGCTTATATCAAGCTGCTTGGAAAGGCCAAAGGGGCTCATACCGTATATGATGCCAAAATTGATCGCTTTGGCCTGCTGCCTGAGTTCCGGAGTAATAAACGAGGGAAAAACCTGAAACACCTCAGCGGCGGTTCGCATGTGTATATCTTCATCTTCCATAAACGCCTGAATCAGGATTTGATCTTCGGAACAGTGGGCCAAAATTCTGAGCTCTATCTGGGAATAATCGGCCGAAACCAGGTGCCATCCATTTCTTGGAACAAACGCCCTGCGGATTTCCCTTCCCTCATCGGTTCGTATGGGAATATTCTGCAGATTGGGGTCCGAGCTGCTCAGGCGTCCTGTAGCGGTAACCGTTTGATTAAATGAGGTGTGGATGCGACCGGTCTCCGGATGTAGCAAATCAAGCAACGCGTCCGTATAGGTCGATTTGAGTTTGGCCAGAGTTCTGTGTTTAAGTATCATCGCGGGAAGCTCATGATTTCGGGCCAGTTCGGTCAAAACACCCACGTCGGTGGAAAAACCGGTCTTTTTTTTGGTTTTCTTCTTCGGCGGCAGTTTAAGCTTATCAAAAAGAATATGCCCCAGCTGCTGGGTGGATTTGATGTTGAATTTTTCCCCCGCAGCCTCATATATGCCTTTCTCCAGTGTGTTGAGCTTTTTTTCAAATGTATTTGACAGGCTGCGAAGCTTATCTTTGTCCACACATATTCCGTTCATCTCCATGCGCATCAACACAGGCACCAGGGGCATTTCAACTTCCTCAAGAAGTTTTCTTAGGCCCGCCTTGTTTAGCTCGGGATCCAAAACATGGTAAGCCATAAGGGTAATATCGGCATCTTCACATGCATAGGGGACTGCTTTTTCTATGGGAACCTGGGCAAAACCGGAGGCATTTTTTCCTTTCCCAACCACATCCTGGTAGGTGGTTGTTTTATGATCCAGAAAATCGAGGGCAATCTGATCCAGGTTGTGGGCCCTTTTGGACGGGTTAATCAAGTAAGATGCCAGCATGGTGTCAAACACCACACCCTTCAGATGTATCCCATGACGTTCAAGAACCATCCAGTCATACTTTATATTCTGTCCGACCTTTTTGATATCCGGATTTTCCAGTACCGATTTCAAAAAATGGATCACCTCTTTCAGCGAAATCTGCTCAGGTACATCCGCATAATCGTGGGCACAGGGAATATAAAAAGCTTCATCGGCTTTGAGGGAAAATGATAACCCCACCAGATTTGCTTTCATCGGATTTTGCGAGGTTGTTTCAGTATCAATGGCGAAAATGTGTGCGGCCTTCAGCCGGGAAACCAGGTCAGAAAGCTCTTTGATATTGTGAACCCATCGATAATCCTTTTTGCTTAAATCCGCCTTTTGAGGAAACTCTTTTTGCAGCTGGGAAAATTCCAGGTCTTTGAACAGCTTTGACAGCTGAGCATTATCCGGCTGTTTGTAGATAAATTTCTGTGGGTCAAATTCCAGCGGCACCGAGGTATTGATGATAACCAGCTCACGGCTTAAAAATGCCTGTTCCCTGTATTTTACCAGGTTTTCGTGTTGTTTCTTCTTGGTGATGGTATCGACTTTTTCATACAGGCCTTTCATGCTCCCAAAGGTTTGGATCAAAGAAAGTGCGGTTTTAGGCCCGATCCCGGGTACACCGGGGATATTATCCGCGGTATCGCCGGAAAGCCCCATAACCTCTACCATCATGGAAGGTTCAATTCCATTTGTTTCCCTGATGCTTTTTTCATTAATGGTCTTATCCTTCATCGGGTCCCAGATGATCGATTTGGCGGTGACCAGCTGCATGAAATCCTTATCACCGGTCACCATGATGACTGAAAACCCCATTTTTTCAGCCAGATGAGCACAGGTGCCAATCAAATCATCCGCCTCATAGCCAGGCATTTCGATGGCAGGAAAATTGAACCCCTGGGTAATTTTTTTTATATAAGGAAGCTGAACCAACAAATCTTCCGGCATGGGCGGTCGGTTGGCTTTATATGCTTTGTAGATTTTATGCCTGAATGTCGGACCCTTTGAATCGAAAAAGATCCCGATATATTCAGGGTTTCGCTCTTCAATCAGTTTTAACAGCATGCGGGTAAACCCGAACACGGCATTGGTGGGGAGTCCCTTCGAGTTGGAAAGCCCGCGGACCGCATGATAGGCGCGGTAAATATAGGCGCTTCCGTCTACCATATATATGGTTTTTTCATCTTTCATTTATACTCTTTTCCGCTGAAACAGGTGAGTCGATTTAGATCTGAGAAGAAAATATGCTTGTGTTGATAACCTGTTTTTATTAAATATGTCAACCATGCTCGGAAAGGATCCAATACGGACGATTTCGTAAAAAGTTAAGGTCTCCACAGGGGCCACGGAGCTCCCAGAGATAACTGCTTAATTAAACAAAATATACCCCATTCTCTGGGGTAAAAAAATGATGCCGGATTCAAAAGTTAAAACAGCATATAGAAGAAAGTACCGAAAAAATAAAAAGTATCTCTGTCACTGCTGCGGAAAAACATTTCCTTTCTGCTGGACATGCAGGTGTGGTTTTTCTATTTGCCAGGAATGTATGTATGAAAATGTGTGGGGCATGTCATGTAATGGAATCACCTGGGAATGTCCCGACTGTGGCGCACAAAACGGGTTTGGGAATCAATAACAAATAAAATCTGTTCCAAAGCCGCAGATAATCTTTAAACAGATAGATGTGAGACGACCAAAAACGGAGCATGCCCCGCAACATGTGAGCATTCTAAATCGGTTCCCGGTGCCTCTATGATACACCAGATAGGATTATGTGTCGTTAGACGGAGATGATTTTGCAATAATCAACATTAAGATTTACTTGATTTGACACCCTCCAATTGTGATATCTGTATTTTGGGTAAAGTCAGGATATTCTCAATGAGACTATGAAACTACGGGTATCCCTCTGGGGTTGGGAAATGGTATTGTTTTTACCACAAAAACAAATCCAACCCAGAAAGGAGATACCCAAATGAACTATATTGGAGTAGATTGTCATATATCAAGTTTAGACTTTGCTGTAGTCAATGAAAGGGGAGCGACGACCCGAACAGCAAAAGTGAATACGGGTGTTAAAGAATTTATTGGTTTTGTAAAGAGTGTGCCCAATCCTAGAAGAATTTTCATCGAAGAAGGTGAACTGGCAGGATGGCTGCTTGAGACGAGTTTAAAATTTGGCGAGCAACTCATTATTACCGATCCGAAGATCAACAAATGGATCGGTAAAGCGGGCCAAAAGGATGACACCATCGATGCCGAGAAGTTGGCACAGTTAGCCAGGGGCAAATATATCAAGGCGATTTATCATCCTGTTGATAAACGCAGACAGTTCAAAGAACTGGTATCCGCCTATCATGATACGGTCAAGAGCCAAGCCAGAATTAAAAACAAAATAAAAGCCAATTTCAGAAAAAACGGGATACAATGTAGTGGAGCGACCGTATATTCTGACAAACACAGGGTGAATTGGCGAGAGAAGCTTTCGGAGAATAAGGTTGCCTGTTTGATCGTAGAAGAACTTTGGGTTCAACTGGACCAACCGCGTGTGTCTAAAGAGAGGCTTAAGAAGAATATCAGAATCCAAAGCAAGCGTTACCCTGAGATAAAGCGATTCATGGAAATACCTGGGATCGGTCTGATTCATGCTGCGACGATATCAGCCATAATAGAAACACCTCATCGATTTGCCAATAAAAAGAAACTATGGATGTATGCAGGAGTTGGTCTGATGGAACGCAGTTCAGGGGAGAAGGTTTACTCAAGGAAGCTAACCAGAGAGTATAATCGGCCCTTGAAAAATGCAATCAAGCAGGCTGTCCAGGCGTCGATCTCTGCAAATGATAATCAGATTAGAAGACAGTACCTAAGGTT
Encoded proteins:
- the polA gene encoding DNA polymerase I, encoding MKDEKTIYMVDGSAYIYRAYHAVRGLSNSKGLPTNAVFGFTRMLLKLIEERNPEYIGIFFDSKGPTFRHKIYKAYKANRPPMPEDLLVQLPYIKKITQGFNFPAIEMPGYEADDLIGTCAHLAEKMGFSVIMVTGDKDFMQLVTAKSIIWDPMKDKTINEKSIRETNGIEPSMMVEVMGLSGDTADNIPGVPGIGPKTALSLIQTFGSMKGLYEKVDTITKKKQHENLVKYREQAFLSRELVIINTSVPLEFDPQKFIYKQPDNAQLSKLFKDLEFSQLQKEFPQKADLSKKDYRWVHNIKELSDLVSRLKAAHIFAIDTETTSQNPMKANLVGLSFSLKADEAFYIPCAHDYADVPEQISLKEVIHFLKSVLENPDIKKVGQNIKYDWMVLERHGIHLKGVVFDTMLASYLINPSKRAHNLDQIALDFLDHKTTTYQDVVGKGKNASGFAQVPIEKAVPYACEDADITLMAYHVLDPELNKAGLRKLLEEVEMPLVPVLMRMEMNGICVDKDKLRSLSNTFEKKLNTLEKGIYEAAGEKFNIKSTQQLGHILFDKLKLPPKKKTKKKTGFSTDVGVLTELARNHELPAMILKHRTLAKLKSTYTDALLDLLHPETGRIHTSFNQTVTATGRLSSSDPNLQNIPIRTDEGREIRRAFVPRNGWHLVSADYSQIELRILAHCSEDQILIQAFMEDEDIHMRTAAEVFQVFPSFITPELRQQAKAINFGIIYGMSPFGLSKQLDISRKMANTYITNYFARYKGVKQFVDSTIENVGKTGRTSTLLGRIRLLPDINSPNKNVRRFAERTAINTPIQGSAADLIKVAMIKVDQAFREKKLKSAMLLSVHDELIFEVPPDELSMVKQLVKKIMEGVWELKVPLKVNVACGKNWAEAH
- a CDS encoding IS110 family transposase; this encodes MNYIGVDCHISSLDFAVVNERGATTRTAKVNTGVKEFIGFVKSVPNPRRIFIEEGELAGWLLETSLKFGEQLIITDPKINKWIGKAGQKDDTIDAEKLAQLARGKYIKAIYHPVDKRRQFKELVSAYHDTVKSQARIKNKIKANFRKNGIQCSGATVYSDKHRVNWREKLSENKVACLIVEELWVQLDQPRVSKERLKKNIRIQSKRYPEIKRFMEIPGIGLIHAATISAIIETPHRFANKKKLWMYAGVGLMERSSGEKVYSRKLTREYNRPLKNAIKQAVQASISANDNQIRRQYLRLTLEKGLAYHKAKLTVARSMLAALYGMWKKGEAYDPEIDIKRSSGDKK